One genomic region from Leifsonia poae encodes:
- a CDS encoding TDT family transporter, with product MTRFTLSTVTPNWFATVMGTGIVATATVTLPVAFPGQRAAALVVWLLAAVLLVFLLVATAVHWLRHPRRAREHHRHPVMAHFYGAPPMAMLTVGAGALLIGRDLIGLPAALAMDAVLWTAGTLLGLASAVIVPYLVFTTHEVRDDAAFGGWLMPVVPPMVSAATGALLVPHLPEGQSRETMLLACYAMFGLSLIASLLVITQLWARLTRHKVGASAAVPTLWIVLGPLGQSITAVNLLAGNASSALPGLDHALLVFAVLYSVPVLGFALLWMAVAVAITVRTARRGLPFSLTWWSFTFPVGTCVTGTAGLAAHTASTPLAVLSVALFAVLVVAWLTVGVRTLRGAVAHEVVPALPA from the coding sequence ATGACCCGCTTCACGCTGTCCACTGTCACCCCCAATTGGTTCGCCACCGTGATGGGCACCGGCATCGTGGCCACGGCGACCGTCACACTGCCGGTGGCCTTTCCGGGACAGCGGGCCGCGGCACTCGTCGTCTGGCTGCTGGCCGCGGTGCTGCTCGTCTTCCTCCTCGTCGCCACCGCGGTGCACTGGCTCCGTCATCCACGACGTGCTCGGGAGCACCACCGGCACCCGGTGATGGCGCACTTCTACGGCGCCCCGCCGATGGCCATGCTCACGGTGGGCGCCGGCGCCCTGCTCATCGGGCGCGATCTGATCGGTCTGCCGGCCGCGCTGGCCATGGACGCGGTGCTGTGGACGGCGGGGACCCTGCTGGGGCTGGCGAGCGCCGTGATCGTGCCATACCTCGTCTTCACCACCCACGAGGTGCGCGACGATGCGGCGTTCGGCGGCTGGCTGATGCCCGTCGTGCCCCCGATGGTCTCGGCCGCGACCGGTGCGCTGCTCGTGCCCCACCTACCTGAGGGCCAGAGCCGCGAGACGATGCTGCTCGCCTGCTACGCCATGTTCGGCCTCAGCCTGATCGCCTCGCTCCTCGTGATCACCCAACTCTGGGCGCGTCTCACCCGGCACAAGGTCGGGGCCTCGGCAGCGGTGCCCACCCTCTGGATCGTGCTCGGCCCGCTCGGCCAGTCGATCACGGCCGTCAACCTGCTGGCCGGCAATGCGTCCTCCGCGCTGCCCGGGCTCGACCACGCCCTGCTCGTCTTCGCGGTGCTCTACAGTGTTCCGGTGCTCGGCTTCGCGCTGCTCTGGATGGCCGTGGCCGTGGCGATCACCGTGCGAACGGCCCGGCGCGGTCTGCCGTTCAGCCTCACCTGGTGGTCGTTCACCTTCCCGGTGGGCACCTGCGTCACAGGAACGGCCGGGCTGGCCGCGCACACCGCATCCACACCCCTCGCCGTGCTGTCCGTGGCGCTCTTCGCCGTGCTCGTCGTGGCCTGGCTGACGGTCGGCGTCCGTACGCTTCGCGGCGCCGTGGCGCACGAGGTGGTTCCGGCCCTCCCGGCGTGA
- a CDS encoding LysR family transcriptional regulator, translated as MRSTPDLVALRMLGAVADAGSLSAAGAALGVTQQAVSARMRRLESDLGVALLVRTPAGTTLTTAGTVVAGWAADVAAAADRLVDGVDALRAGADRGLTVASSLTIAEHLLPRWLIALRADPATASARIAVSAVNSRAVIDAVRAGEHPLGFIETPDAAPGLRTLRVARDELVVVVAPSHPWARRRRGVSAAQLAATPLVTREPGSGTRLSAERVLRAAAGELAPSAAELPTASGIRTTVAAGVAPAVLSILAVRDDLASGRLVRVPLSDARIVRDLRAVMPGPLPPALDALLRIARRT; from the coding sequence ATGCGCAGCACCCCCGATCTCGTCGCGCTCCGGATGCTCGGCGCCGTGGCCGACGCCGGCTCCCTCTCGGCTGCCGGCGCGGCGCTCGGCGTCACGCAGCAGGCCGTCTCGGCCCGCATGCGCCGTCTCGAATCCGACCTCGGCGTCGCCCTGCTCGTGCGCACCCCGGCCGGTACCACGCTCACCACCGCCGGAACGGTGGTGGCCGGCTGGGCGGCCGACGTCGCCGCCGCCGCCGACCGTCTCGTCGACGGCGTCGACGCCCTCCGTGCCGGAGCCGACCGCGGCCTCACCGTCGCGTCGAGCCTGACCATCGCCGAGCATCTGCTGCCCAGGTGGCTCATCGCGCTGCGGGCCGACCCGGCCACCGCATCCGCTCGTATCGCGGTCTCGGCAGTGAACAGCCGGGCCGTCATCGACGCTGTGCGCGCCGGCGAGCATCCGCTGGGCTTCATCGAGACCCCGGATGCCGCGCCCGGCCTGCGCACTCTGCGCGTCGCCCGCGACGAACTCGTCGTCGTCGTCGCCCCCTCGCACCCATGGGCCCGCCGGCGTCGAGGGGTGAGCGCGGCGCAGCTCGCCGCGACCCCGCTCGTCACCCGGGAGCCCGGTTCGGGCACGCGACTTTCGGCGGAGCGCGTTCTGCGGGCGGCGGCGGGCGAGCTCGCGCCGTCGGCGGCCGAACTGCCGACGGCCTCGGGCATCCGCACCACGGTCGCGGCCGGTGTCGCCCCGGCCGTTCTGAGCATCCTCGCCGTGCGCGACGACCTCGCCTCGGGCCGGCTCGTGCGCGTCCCCCTCAGCGACGCGCGGATCGTGCGCGACCTGCGCGCGGTGATGCCCGGCCCGCTTCCTCCCGCCCTCGACGCGCTCCTGCGGATCGCCCGCCGGACCTGA